The genomic segment GTTGCCAGGACCGGGCACCATCTATCTCGGACAGACGATGCGCTTCGCCCTGCCGGTCAAGCTCGGCGACACCTTGACCGTGCGCCTGGAGATTCTCGAGAAACTACCGAAGTTTCGTGTCCGCATCGCCACCCAGGTATTCAACCAGCGCGAGGAAATGGTCGTCGATGGCGAGGCCGAAATCCTTGCACCGCGCAAAGCGCAAACCGTCGAGATCAAAGCCCTGCCACCGGTCAGCATCGGCTGAGAGTAGAAGCGATGCAGTGACTCGCGTCCTGCATC from the Stutzerimonas stutzeri genome contains:
- a CDS encoding MaoC family dehydratase, whose amino-acid sequence is MSTLSNTPYADLEVGQKATYSKTVEERDIQLFAAMSGDHNPVHLDADYAASTIFRERIAHGMFSGALISAAVACELPGPGTIYLGQTMRFALPVKLGDTLTVRLEILEKLPKFRVRIATQVFNQREEMVVDGEAEILAPRKAQTVEIKALPPVSIG